In a single window of the Populus alba chromosome 16, ASM523922v2, whole genome shotgun sequence genome:
- the LOC118052711 gene encoding UDP-URONIC ACID TRANSPORTER 1, which translates to MPSSKKEALFIASLIALWYSSNIGVLLLNKFLLSNYGFRFPIFLTMCHMSACAILSYLSIVFLKIVPLQVVKSRPQLLKIATLSVVFCGSVVGGNISLRYLPVSFNQAVGATTPFFTAVFAYLMTFKREAWVTYAALVPVVVGVIFASGGEPGFHLFGFIMCISATAARAFKSVLQGILLSSEGEKLNSMNLLLFMSPIAVLVLSPAALIMEPNVLDVTLELGRKHKYMWLLLLLNSTMAYSANLTNFLVTKHTSALTLQVLGNAKGAVAVVISIFIFRNPVTFVGIAGYSMTVLGVVAYGEAKRRFR; encoded by the exons ATGCCATCATCTAAAAAAGAAGCCCTTTTCATAGCTAGTCTTATAGCCCTCTGGTACTCATCAAACATTGGTGTTTTGCTTCTAAACAAGTTCTTGTTATCAAACTATGGCTTTAGATTCCCAATCTTTCTCACAATGTGCCACATGTCAGCTTGTGCTATACTTAGTTACTTATCAATTGTTTTCTTGAAGATTGTGCCTTTGCAAGTTGTTAAATCAAGACCCCAGTTGTTAAAGATTGCAACTTTGAGTGTTGTTTTTTGTGGGTCTGTTGTTGGTGGCAATATTTCTTTGAGGTATTTGCCTGTATCTTTTAATCAGGCTGTTGGAGCTACTACACCTTTTTTCACTGCTGTTTTTGCTTACTTGATGACTTTCAAGAGGGAAGCTTGGGTTACTTATGCAGCTCTTGTTCCTGTTGTTGTTGGTGTTATTTTTGCTAGTGGG GGTGAGCCAGGTTTTCACTTATTTGGCTTTATTATGTGCATAAGTGCTACTGCTGCAAGGGCCTTTAAGTCTGTTCTCCAGGGCATCCTGCTCTCTTCTGAAGG AGAAAAGTTGAACTCGATGAATTTGCTGCTGTTCATGTCCCCGATTGCTGTTTTGGTATTATCACCTGCAGCCCTTATAATGGAGCCGAATGTATTAGACGTCACTTTAGAACTTGGAAGGAAACATAAGTATATGTGGCTGCTACTACTTCTTAATTCTACAATGGCCTACTCAGCTAACTTGACAAACTTCTTGGTAACCAAGCATACGAGTGCACTGACACTTCAG GTGTTAGGCAATGCGAAAGGTGCTGTGGCTGTTGTTATCTCGATCTTCATCTTCAGGAATCCTGTAACATTTGTGGGCATCGCAGGGTACTCAATGACTGTTCTCGGGGTAGTTGCTTATGGAGAAGCAAAGAGAAGATTTAGATGA
- the LOC118052675 gene encoding uncharacterized protein isoform X1: MDWDLWGPPNDIVAEESGFDNSQCDFYFGYGFDVIEEEALNEKSCVQVLRILIKKADTEILEFEQDLLSLQTELAWVENEDWPDICCNALREKIDFLDISIKNLTSKDKNEIEVRLLMYTQPVETLDEILKVLFRNYVCKKDKQHKNAIVLGSSSDAPQHATNGLDKEKRLSNCNLETVTSEKTKDCSSIPTDHCAILNLQGKKTGNSMVVKLASSNIKVSAPQSSEVAPDSSDKKKSLSLCIQRSTGKGDAREHGSTPEDEKLIQSLSSKSASKGRHSLKPVNDEPTENSASNSTIYALENAVTPSYKEKLGDSDSIATDEVEEQSSLSTADVATSVASSKPVVKKTDLRKIVKPSNIAAKDFGPSGNRNAAHRSSEMKMLVTPDLKVIGNEEAIGLRSRARGKSKTSSSSLNLEGRRNRSGTDEPAGAILKIVRAEALRSPAGLHGTKHNSDCALGTFKQAKGSSSGIEQNLSEFAPKSALKRTVKELKISVAHDVVSLKSSRKTNGKKKTPLIVKFRETDLTDNENCALTSLLEIQDHGGRNTAKLQPDEEKPMLVEVQMTEISADEKRSNLNLSLIPQKEKGKRHIKSNPPILHEIGFSELILKSSSSISESNKKRKSGAGPQNASLNQTLSRKITKKAARPDKGEAREHGAATSELQKTKKVCVNFPFPSGTEDSTVQMDLSSSLGDTIDGASKDDFSVDESCSICDSSSEVVASFSSAISTLRDLPLAELRTIAGQLKLTKFSKLRKAVLLEQITERLVN, from the exons ATGGATTGGGATCTTTGGGGTCCACCAAATGATATAG TGGCAGAAGAAAGCGGTTTTGATAATTCCCAGTGTGACTTTTACTTTGGTTATGGGTTtg ATGTGATAGAAGAAGAAGCTCTGAACGAGAAATCTTGTGTGCAAGTGCTGAGGATTTTGATAAAGAAGGCAGATACAGAAATTCTTGAATTTGAACAAGATTTGTTATCCTTGCAGACTGAACTAGCTTGGGTTGAAAATGAAGATTGGCCTGATATATGTTGTAATGCTTTGAGAGAAAAGATTGATTTCCttgatatttcaataaaaaatctgaCGAGTAAAGACAAGAATGAAATCGAGGTTCGTTTACTTATgtatacacaacctgttgagaCACTGGACGAAATTTTGAAGGTGCTTTTCAGAAATTACGTCTGCAAAAAGGATAAGCAG CATAAGAATGCCATTGTCTTGGGTTCAAGCTCAGATGCTCCACAACATGCAACCAATGGTTTGGACAAGGAGAAAAGGTTGAGCAACTGCAATTTGGAAACAGTTACGAGTGAGAAAACCAAGGACTGCAGCTCCATTCCAACAGATCATTGTGCAATTTTGAATCTTCAAGGGAAGAAAACTGGCAATTCGATGGTCGTGAAG CTTGCAAGCTCTAATATCAAAGTCTCCGCCCCACAGTCTTCAGAAGTGGCACCTGATTCCTCTGATAAGAAGAAATCATTGAGCTTGTGTATTCAAAGAAGTACTGGGAAAGGGGATGCCAGAGAGCATGGCTCAACTCCAGAAGATGAGAAACTGATCCAAAGTTTGTCTTCAAAATCTGCATCTAAGGGAAGACATAGTCTAAAACCGGTCAATGATGAG CCTACAGAAAATAGTGCAAGTAATTCCACTATATATGCTTTGGAAAATGCAGTCACCCCCTCCTATAAGGAAAAACTGGGTGATTCAGATTCAATTGCAACTGACGAAGTTGAAGAACAGAGTTCTTTATCTACAGCTGATGTTGCAACCTCAGTTGCTTCTTCAAAGCCTGTGGTGAAGAAAACAGATCTCAGGAAAATAGTCAAG CCTTCAAATATAGCTGCTAAAGATTTTGGCCCAAGTGGTAATAGGAATGCAGCACATCGCTCCAGTGAGATGAAAATGTTGGTGACGCCTGATCTGAAAGTAATTGGAAATGAGGAAGCCATAGGACTCCGATCTAGAGCTAGAGGCAAAAGTAAAACTTCGAGTTCATCTTTAAATCTGGAGGGCAGAAGAAATCGTTCAGGAACAGATGAG CCTGCAGGTGCTATTCTAAAAATTGTTCGTGCAGAAGCTCTAAGAAGTCCAGCTGGCCTCCATGGAACCAAACACAATTCTGATTGTGCACTAGGTACTTTTAAACAGGCTAAGGGCAGTAGCTCTGGTATAGAGCAAAACTTGTCTGAGTTTGCTCCAAAATCAGCACTGAAACGAACTGTGAAAGAATTAAAGATTTCTGTAGCTCATGATGTGGTTTCATTGAAGTCATCTCGGAAGACAAATGGGAAAAAGAAAACTCCTTTAATTGTGAAGTTTAGAGAAACTGATCTGACTGACAATGAAAATTGTGCCTTGACTTCACTTCTAGAGATACAAGATCACGGAGGGAGAAATACAGCCAAGCTGCAGCCTGATGAAGAAAAACCTATGCTGGTTGAAGTTCAAATGACAGAAATCTCTGCTGATGAGAAAAGGTCGAACTTGAATTTGTCCTTGAttccacaaaaagaaaagggaaagaggcATATCAAGTCAAATCCACCGATTCTCCATGAGATTGGTTTCTCTGAACTGATACTTAAAAGTTCATCTTCTATCTCTGAAAGCAATAAGAAACGAAAATCTGGAGCTGGCCCACAAAATGCCAGTTTAAACCAGACTTTGAGTAGAAAGATCACAAAAAAAGCAGCAAGGCCTGACAAGGGTGAAGCTAGAGAGCACGGTGCTGCAACTTCAGAGCTTCAGAAGACAAAAAAGGTATGTGTAAATTTTCCATTCCCTTCGGGGACTGAAGATTCAACCGTTCAAATGGATTTATCTAGTTCACTTGGGGACACAATTGACGGTGCAAGCAAGGATGACTTTTCAGTTGATGAGTCTTGCTCAATCTGTGATTCCAGTTCGGAGGTTGTGGCATCATTTTCTTCTGCTATAAGCACCTTGAGGGACTTGCCTTTAGCTGAACTGAGGACCATTGCAGGCCAACTTAAACTAACCAAATTCAGTAAGCTTCGGAAAGCGGTGCTACTTGAACAAATAACAGAGCGTCTTGTTAATTGA
- the LOC118052675 gene encoding uncharacterized protein isoform X3 gives MDWDLWGPPNDIVAEESGFDNSQCDFYFGYGFDVIEEEALNEKSCVQVLRILIKKADTEILEFEQDLLSLQTELAWVENEDWPDICCNALREKIDFLDISIKNLTSKDKNEIEVRLLMYTQPVETLDEILKVLFRNYVCKKDKQHKNAIVLGSSSDAPQHATNGLDKEKRLSNCNLETVTSEKTKDCSSIPTDHCAILNLQGKKTGNSMVVKLASSNIKVSAPQSSEVAPDSSDKKKSLSLCIQRSTGKGDAREHGSTPEDEKLIQSLSSKSASKGRHSLKPVNDEPTENSASNSTIYALENAVTPSYKEKLGDSDSIATDEVEEQSSLSTADVATSVASSKPVVKKTDLRKIVKPSNIAAKDFGPSGNRNAAHRSSEMKMLVTPDLKVIGNEEAIGLRSRARGKSKTSSSSLNLEGRRNRSGTDEPAGAILKIVRAEALRSPAGLHGTKHNSDCALGTFKQAKGSSSGIEQNLSEFAPKSALKRTVKELKISVAHDVVSLKSSRKTNGKKKTPLIVKFRETDLTDNENCALTSLLEIQDHGGRNTAKLQPDEEKPMLVEVQMTEISADEKRSNLNLSLIPQKEKGKRHIKSNPPILHEIGFSELILKSSSSISESNKKRKSGAGPQNASLNQTLSRKITKKAARPDKGEAREHGAATSELQKTKKFGGCGIIFFCYKHLEGLAFS, from the exons ATGGATTGGGATCTTTGGGGTCCACCAAATGATATAG TGGCAGAAGAAAGCGGTTTTGATAATTCCCAGTGTGACTTTTACTTTGGTTATGGGTTtg ATGTGATAGAAGAAGAAGCTCTGAACGAGAAATCTTGTGTGCAAGTGCTGAGGATTTTGATAAAGAAGGCAGATACAGAAATTCTTGAATTTGAACAAGATTTGTTATCCTTGCAGACTGAACTAGCTTGGGTTGAAAATGAAGATTGGCCTGATATATGTTGTAATGCTTTGAGAGAAAAGATTGATTTCCttgatatttcaataaaaaatctgaCGAGTAAAGACAAGAATGAAATCGAGGTTCGTTTACTTATgtatacacaacctgttgagaCACTGGACGAAATTTTGAAGGTGCTTTTCAGAAATTACGTCTGCAAAAAGGATAAGCAG CATAAGAATGCCATTGTCTTGGGTTCAAGCTCAGATGCTCCACAACATGCAACCAATGGTTTGGACAAGGAGAAAAGGTTGAGCAACTGCAATTTGGAAACAGTTACGAGTGAGAAAACCAAGGACTGCAGCTCCATTCCAACAGATCATTGTGCAATTTTGAATCTTCAAGGGAAGAAAACTGGCAATTCGATGGTCGTGAAG CTTGCAAGCTCTAATATCAAAGTCTCCGCCCCACAGTCTTCAGAAGTGGCACCTGATTCCTCTGATAAGAAGAAATCATTGAGCTTGTGTATTCAAAGAAGTACTGGGAAAGGGGATGCCAGAGAGCATGGCTCAACTCCAGAAGATGAGAAACTGATCCAAAGTTTGTCTTCAAAATCTGCATCTAAGGGAAGACATAGTCTAAAACCGGTCAATGATGAG CCTACAGAAAATAGTGCAAGTAATTCCACTATATATGCTTTGGAAAATGCAGTCACCCCCTCCTATAAGGAAAAACTGGGTGATTCAGATTCAATTGCAACTGACGAAGTTGAAGAACAGAGTTCTTTATCTACAGCTGATGTTGCAACCTCAGTTGCTTCTTCAAAGCCTGTGGTGAAGAAAACAGATCTCAGGAAAATAGTCAAG CCTTCAAATATAGCTGCTAAAGATTTTGGCCCAAGTGGTAATAGGAATGCAGCACATCGCTCCAGTGAGATGAAAATGTTGGTGACGCCTGATCTGAAAGTAATTGGAAATGAGGAAGCCATAGGACTCCGATCTAGAGCTAGAGGCAAAAGTAAAACTTCGAGTTCATCTTTAAATCTGGAGGGCAGAAGAAATCGTTCAGGAACAGATGAG CCTGCAGGTGCTATTCTAAAAATTGTTCGTGCAGAAGCTCTAAGAAGTCCAGCTGGCCTCCATGGAACCAAACACAATTCTGATTGTGCACTAGGTACTTTTAAACAGGCTAAGGGCAGTAGCTCTGGTATAGAGCAAAACTTGTCTGAGTTTGCTCCAAAATCAGCACTGAAACGAACTGTGAAAGAATTAAAGATTTCTGTAGCTCATGATGTGGTTTCATTGAAGTCATCTCGGAAGACAAATGGGAAAAAGAAAACTCCTTTAATTGTGAAGTTTAGAGAAACTGATCTGACTGACAATGAAAATTGTGCCTTGACTTCACTTCTAGAGATACAAGATCACGGAGGGAGAAATACAGCCAAGCTGCAGCCTGATGAAGAAAAACCTATGCTGGTTGAAGTTCAAATGACAGAAATCTCTGCTGATGAGAAAAGGTCGAACTTGAATTTGTCCTTGAttccacaaaaagaaaagggaaagaggcATATCAAGTCAAATCCACCGATTCTCCATGAGATTGGTTTCTCTGAACTGATACTTAAAAGTTCATCTTCTATCTCTGAAAGCAATAAGAAACGAAAATCTGGAGCTGGCCCACAAAATGCCAGTTTAAACCAGACTTTGAGTAGAAAGATCACAAAAAAAGCAGCAAGGCCTGACAAGGGTGAAGCTAGAGAGCACGGTGCTGCAACTTCAGAGCTTCAGAAGACAAAAAAG TTCGGAGGTTGTGGCATCATTTTCTTCTGCTATAAGCACCTTGAGGGACTTGCCTTTAGCTGA
- the LOC118052675 gene encoding uncharacterized protein isoform X2 has protein sequence MDWDLWGPPNDIVAEESGFDNSQCDFYFGYGFDVIEEEALNEKSCVQVLRILIKKADTEILEFEQDLLSLQTELAWVENEDWPDICCNALREKIDFLDISIKNLTSKDKNEIEVRLLMYTQPVETLDEILKVLFRNYVCKKDKQHKNAIVLGSSSDAPQHATNGLDKEKRLSNCNLETVTSEKTKDCSSIPTDHCAILNLQGKKTGNSMVVKLASSNIKVSAPQSSEVAPDSSDKKKSLSLCIQRSTGKGDAREHGSTPEDEKLIQSLSSKSASKGRHSLKPVNDEPTENSASNSTIYALENAVTPSYKEKLGDSDSIATDEVEEQSSLSTADVATSVASSKPVVKKTDLRKIVKPSNIAAKDFGPSGNRNAAHRSSEMKMLVTPDLKVIGNEEAIGLRSRARGKSKTSSSSLNLEGRRNRSGTDEPAGAILKIVRAEALRSPAGLHGTKHNSDCALGTFKQAKGSSSGIEQNLSEFAPKSALKRTVKELKISVAHDVVSLKSSRKTNGKKKTPLIVKFRETDLTDNENCALTSLLEIQDHGGRNTAKLQPDEEKPMLVEVQMTEISADEKRSNLNLSLIPQKEKGKRHIKSNPPILHEIGFSELILKSSSSISESNKKRKSGAGPQNASLNQTLSRKITKKAARPDKGEAREHGAATSELQKTKKVCVNFPFPSGTEDSTVQMDLSSSLGDTIDGASKDDFSVDESCSICDSSSEVVASFSSAISTLRDLPLAELRTIAGQLKLTKFSFSLDHV, from the exons ATGGATTGGGATCTTTGGGGTCCACCAAATGATATAG TGGCAGAAGAAAGCGGTTTTGATAATTCCCAGTGTGACTTTTACTTTGGTTATGGGTTtg ATGTGATAGAAGAAGAAGCTCTGAACGAGAAATCTTGTGTGCAAGTGCTGAGGATTTTGATAAAGAAGGCAGATACAGAAATTCTTGAATTTGAACAAGATTTGTTATCCTTGCAGACTGAACTAGCTTGGGTTGAAAATGAAGATTGGCCTGATATATGTTGTAATGCTTTGAGAGAAAAGATTGATTTCCttgatatttcaataaaaaatctgaCGAGTAAAGACAAGAATGAAATCGAGGTTCGTTTACTTATgtatacacaacctgttgagaCACTGGACGAAATTTTGAAGGTGCTTTTCAGAAATTACGTCTGCAAAAAGGATAAGCAG CATAAGAATGCCATTGTCTTGGGTTCAAGCTCAGATGCTCCACAACATGCAACCAATGGTTTGGACAAGGAGAAAAGGTTGAGCAACTGCAATTTGGAAACAGTTACGAGTGAGAAAACCAAGGACTGCAGCTCCATTCCAACAGATCATTGTGCAATTTTGAATCTTCAAGGGAAGAAAACTGGCAATTCGATGGTCGTGAAG CTTGCAAGCTCTAATATCAAAGTCTCCGCCCCACAGTCTTCAGAAGTGGCACCTGATTCCTCTGATAAGAAGAAATCATTGAGCTTGTGTATTCAAAGAAGTACTGGGAAAGGGGATGCCAGAGAGCATGGCTCAACTCCAGAAGATGAGAAACTGATCCAAAGTTTGTCTTCAAAATCTGCATCTAAGGGAAGACATAGTCTAAAACCGGTCAATGATGAG CCTACAGAAAATAGTGCAAGTAATTCCACTATATATGCTTTGGAAAATGCAGTCACCCCCTCCTATAAGGAAAAACTGGGTGATTCAGATTCAATTGCAACTGACGAAGTTGAAGAACAGAGTTCTTTATCTACAGCTGATGTTGCAACCTCAGTTGCTTCTTCAAAGCCTGTGGTGAAGAAAACAGATCTCAGGAAAATAGTCAAG CCTTCAAATATAGCTGCTAAAGATTTTGGCCCAAGTGGTAATAGGAATGCAGCACATCGCTCCAGTGAGATGAAAATGTTGGTGACGCCTGATCTGAAAGTAATTGGAAATGAGGAAGCCATAGGACTCCGATCTAGAGCTAGAGGCAAAAGTAAAACTTCGAGTTCATCTTTAAATCTGGAGGGCAGAAGAAATCGTTCAGGAACAGATGAG CCTGCAGGTGCTATTCTAAAAATTGTTCGTGCAGAAGCTCTAAGAAGTCCAGCTGGCCTCCATGGAACCAAACACAATTCTGATTGTGCACTAGGTACTTTTAAACAGGCTAAGGGCAGTAGCTCTGGTATAGAGCAAAACTTGTCTGAGTTTGCTCCAAAATCAGCACTGAAACGAACTGTGAAAGAATTAAAGATTTCTGTAGCTCATGATGTGGTTTCATTGAAGTCATCTCGGAAGACAAATGGGAAAAAGAAAACTCCTTTAATTGTGAAGTTTAGAGAAACTGATCTGACTGACAATGAAAATTGTGCCTTGACTTCACTTCTAGAGATACAAGATCACGGAGGGAGAAATACAGCCAAGCTGCAGCCTGATGAAGAAAAACCTATGCTGGTTGAAGTTCAAATGACAGAAATCTCTGCTGATGAGAAAAGGTCGAACTTGAATTTGTCCTTGAttccacaaaaagaaaagggaaagaggcATATCAAGTCAAATCCACCGATTCTCCATGAGATTGGTTTCTCTGAACTGATACTTAAAAGTTCATCTTCTATCTCTGAAAGCAATAAGAAACGAAAATCTGGAGCTGGCCCACAAAATGCCAGTTTAAACCAGACTTTGAGTAGAAAGATCACAAAAAAAGCAGCAAGGCCTGACAAGGGTGAAGCTAGAGAGCACGGTGCTGCAACTTCAGAGCTTCAGAAGACAAAAAAGGTATGTGTAAATTTTCCATTCCCTTCGGGGACTGAAGATTCAACCGTTCAAATGGATTTATCTAGTTCACTTGGGGACACAATTGACGGTGCAAGCAAGGATGACTTTTCAGTTGATGAGTCTTGCTCAATCTGTGATTCCAGTTCGGAGGTTGTGGCATCATTTTCTTCTGCTATAAGCACCTTGAGGGACTTGCCTTTAGCTGAACTGAGGACCATTGCAGGCCAACTTAAACTAACCAAATTCA GTTTCTCTTTGGACCATGTTTGA
- the LOC118052675 gene encoding uncharacterized protein isoform X4 translates to MDWDLWGPPNDIVAEESGFDNSQCDFYFGYGFDVIEEEALNEKSCVQVLRILIKKADTEILEFEQDLLSLQTELAWVENEDWPDICCNALREKIDFLDISIKNLTSKDKNEIEVRLLMYTQPVETLDEILKVLFRNYVCKKDKQHKNAIVLGSSSDAPQHATNGLDKEKRLSNCNLETVTSEKTKDCSSIPTDHCAILNLQGKKTGNSMVVKLASSNIKVSAPQSSEVAPDSSDKKKSLSLCIQRSTGKGDAREHGSTPEDEKLIQSLSSKSASKGRHSLKPVNDEPTENSASNSTIYALENAVTPSYKEKLGDSDSIATDEVEEQSSLSTADVATSVASSKPVVKKTDLRKIVKPSNIAAKDFGPSGNRNAAHRSSEMKMLVTPDLKVIGNEEAIGLRSRARGKSKTSSSSLNLEGRRNRSGTDEPAGAILKIVRAEALRSPAGLHGTKHNSDCALGTFKQAKGSSSGIEQNLSEFAPKSALKRTVKELKISVAHDVVSLKSSRKTNGKKKTPLIVKFRETDLTDNENCALTSLLEIQDHGGRNTAKLQPDEEKPMLVEVQMTEISADEKRSNLNLSLIPQKEKGKRHIKSNPPILHEIGFSELILKSSSSISESNKKRKSGAGPQNASLNQTLSRKITKKAARPDKGEAREHGAATSELQKTKKVSLWTMFE, encoded by the exons ATGGATTGGGATCTTTGGGGTCCACCAAATGATATAG TGGCAGAAGAAAGCGGTTTTGATAATTCCCAGTGTGACTTTTACTTTGGTTATGGGTTtg ATGTGATAGAAGAAGAAGCTCTGAACGAGAAATCTTGTGTGCAAGTGCTGAGGATTTTGATAAAGAAGGCAGATACAGAAATTCTTGAATTTGAACAAGATTTGTTATCCTTGCAGACTGAACTAGCTTGGGTTGAAAATGAAGATTGGCCTGATATATGTTGTAATGCTTTGAGAGAAAAGATTGATTTCCttgatatttcaataaaaaatctgaCGAGTAAAGACAAGAATGAAATCGAGGTTCGTTTACTTATgtatacacaacctgttgagaCACTGGACGAAATTTTGAAGGTGCTTTTCAGAAATTACGTCTGCAAAAAGGATAAGCAG CATAAGAATGCCATTGTCTTGGGTTCAAGCTCAGATGCTCCACAACATGCAACCAATGGTTTGGACAAGGAGAAAAGGTTGAGCAACTGCAATTTGGAAACAGTTACGAGTGAGAAAACCAAGGACTGCAGCTCCATTCCAACAGATCATTGTGCAATTTTGAATCTTCAAGGGAAGAAAACTGGCAATTCGATGGTCGTGAAG CTTGCAAGCTCTAATATCAAAGTCTCCGCCCCACAGTCTTCAGAAGTGGCACCTGATTCCTCTGATAAGAAGAAATCATTGAGCTTGTGTATTCAAAGAAGTACTGGGAAAGGGGATGCCAGAGAGCATGGCTCAACTCCAGAAGATGAGAAACTGATCCAAAGTTTGTCTTCAAAATCTGCATCTAAGGGAAGACATAGTCTAAAACCGGTCAATGATGAG CCTACAGAAAATAGTGCAAGTAATTCCACTATATATGCTTTGGAAAATGCAGTCACCCCCTCCTATAAGGAAAAACTGGGTGATTCAGATTCAATTGCAACTGACGAAGTTGAAGAACAGAGTTCTTTATCTACAGCTGATGTTGCAACCTCAGTTGCTTCTTCAAAGCCTGTGGTGAAGAAAACAGATCTCAGGAAAATAGTCAAG CCTTCAAATATAGCTGCTAAAGATTTTGGCCCAAGTGGTAATAGGAATGCAGCACATCGCTCCAGTGAGATGAAAATGTTGGTGACGCCTGATCTGAAAGTAATTGGAAATGAGGAAGCCATAGGACTCCGATCTAGAGCTAGAGGCAAAAGTAAAACTTCGAGTTCATCTTTAAATCTGGAGGGCAGAAGAAATCGTTCAGGAACAGATGAG CCTGCAGGTGCTATTCTAAAAATTGTTCGTGCAGAAGCTCTAAGAAGTCCAGCTGGCCTCCATGGAACCAAACACAATTCTGATTGTGCACTAGGTACTTTTAAACAGGCTAAGGGCAGTAGCTCTGGTATAGAGCAAAACTTGTCTGAGTTTGCTCCAAAATCAGCACTGAAACGAACTGTGAAAGAATTAAAGATTTCTGTAGCTCATGATGTGGTTTCATTGAAGTCATCTCGGAAGACAAATGGGAAAAAGAAAACTCCTTTAATTGTGAAGTTTAGAGAAACTGATCTGACTGACAATGAAAATTGTGCCTTGACTTCACTTCTAGAGATACAAGATCACGGAGGGAGAAATACAGCCAAGCTGCAGCCTGATGAAGAAAAACCTATGCTGGTTGAAGTTCAAATGACAGAAATCTCTGCTGATGAGAAAAGGTCGAACTTGAATTTGTCCTTGAttccacaaaaagaaaagggaaagaggcATATCAAGTCAAATCCACCGATTCTCCATGAGATTGGTTTCTCTGAACTGATACTTAAAAGTTCATCTTCTATCTCTGAAAGCAATAAGAAACGAAAATCTGGAGCTGGCCCACAAAATGCCAGTTTAAACCAGACTTTGAGTAGAAAGATCACAAAAAAAGCAGCAAGGCCTGACAAGGGTGAAGCTAGAGAGCACGGTGCTGCAACTTCAGAGCTTCAGAAGACAAAAAAG GTTTCTCTTTGGACCATGTTTGAATGA